From a single Vibrio tubiashii genomic region:
- the recD gene encoding exodeoxyribonuclease V subunit alpha, whose protein sequence is MTTLISVLKQLANKSSIRQLDYQFARFIDSQSQDDQLAFIAGVVSHELGKGHICLPLFDAEGQPVDLAAKLGLFGEAALELNQTLVAIDWVSLLNNSCLVAKNSAEESEALPLIFDGERLYLHRYWHYEVTLAERLNSFGSPMILKPNEVQKLSNLLDHLFARNYRYLFEAINKSQQEGDSTPVMRQRMVCDHLDVVAEDKLDWPTIDQKLLAAKNIEQLSVLDELVPLSACVNWQKVAAAVALSKRFAVISGGPGTGKTTTVTKLLAALIEQAQSSSQQNAQADQPTIKLVAPTGKAAARLTESIGKAVAELPVAPELKQAIPTDASTLHRLLGALPNSSEFRHNRDNPLHLDMLVVDEASMVDLPMMYKLVDALPKHARLILLGDKDQLASVEAGAVLGDICSFSQLGFSHGQAAQIARLTGFETLAHTTNTQPSIADSLCMLKKSYRFDARSGIGQLAQAINAGSAQKVDWVWQKDFSDIAKFPIDSQHYNQMVQTLVAEYSHYLKRIDVQQLDSATGEVETMAKRAKSVLDQFARCRLLCAIREGDFGVTGLNQRIERALAAKKLIQTQDELWYHGRPVMVARNDHALGLYNGDIGICMLDDSESEPRLKVFFELPDGSVKSVLPSRVPEHETAYAMTIHKSQGSEFEHTLMILPPDFTPILTRELIYTGITRAKKRLSLYIDERVMKRGIKVRTERASGLIHRLQRRG, encoded by the coding sequence ATGACAACTCTTATTTCCGTGCTTAAACAATTGGCAAACAAATCCAGCATCAGACAACTTGATTATCAGTTTGCCCGCTTTATCGATAGCCAATCGCAGGATGATCAGCTCGCTTTTATTGCAGGAGTCGTCAGCCACGAACTTGGCAAAGGCCATATTTGTCTACCGCTGTTTGATGCAGAAGGGCAGCCTGTCGATCTCGCTGCTAAGCTGGGTTTGTTTGGCGAAGCGGCGTTAGAGTTAAATCAAACATTGGTGGCGATTGACTGGGTGTCCTTGCTCAACAACTCTTGTTTGGTGGCCAAAAACTCAGCTGAAGAGAGTGAAGCGCTACCGCTGATATTTGATGGTGAGCGACTCTATTTACACCGCTATTGGCACTATGAAGTGACCTTGGCTGAGCGTTTGAATAGCTTTGGGTCACCTATGATCCTAAAGCCTAATGAAGTCCAAAAACTTTCCAATCTTCTTGATCATCTATTTGCTCGAAACTATCGCTATCTATTTGAAGCAATTAATAAATCTCAGCAAGAAGGTGACTCTACCCCTGTGATGCGTCAGCGTATGGTTTGTGACCATCTAGATGTGGTGGCAGAGGATAAACTGGATTGGCCTACCATAGACCAAAAACTCCTAGCCGCTAAAAACATTGAGCAACTTTCGGTGCTGGACGAGTTAGTTCCTTTATCTGCCTGTGTGAATTGGCAGAAAGTTGCAGCTGCGGTTGCACTGAGTAAAAGGTTTGCCGTGATCTCTGGTGGTCCGGGCACAGGTAAAACGACCACGGTAACCAAACTGCTTGCCGCTCTGATTGAGCAAGCTCAAAGCTCATCGCAACAAAACGCTCAAGCTGATCAGCCAACGATTAAGTTGGTCGCACCGACGGGCAAAGCGGCAGCAAGATTAACCGAGTCGATTGGTAAAGCCGTGGCAGAGTTACCTGTAGCACCTGAGCTAAAACAGGCCATTCCAACTGATGCCAGTACATTACATCGCTTGCTCGGCGCATTGCCTAACAGCTCGGAATTTCGACACAACAGAGATAATCCACTCCACCTAGATATGCTGGTGGTAGATGAAGCCTCAATGGTCGATCTGCCTATGATGTACAAATTGGTTGATGCGTTACCTAAGCATGCCAGATTGATTCTACTGGGTGATAAAGATCAGTTGGCATCAGTAGAGGCGGGGGCGGTTCTGGGGGACATTTGTTCATTCAGCCAACTAGGTTTCAGCCATGGTCAAGCGGCTCAAATTGCTCGCTTAACCGGTTTTGAAACACTGGCCCACACTACGAATACGCAGCCCTCTATTGCTGATAGCTTATGTATGCTGAAGAAGAGCTATCGATTTGATGCTCGTTCTGGAATCGGTCAATTAGCGCAAGCCATTAATGCTGGTTCGGCACAAAAAGTTGACTGGGTTTGGCAGAAAGATTTCTCTGATATCGCTAAGTTTCCGATTGATAGCCAACACTACAATCAAATGGTGCAGACTTTGGTTGCCGAGTATAGCCATTACCTTAAGCGAATTGATGTGCAGCAACTCGATTCAGCAACAGGCGAAGTCGAAACCATGGCGAAGCGGGCCAAATCGGTATTGGATCAGTTTGCGCGTTGTCGTTTGTTGTGTGCTATTCGCGAGGGCGACTTTGGTGTTACTGGGCTCAATCAACGTATTGAACGTGCACTAGCGGCTAAAAAGTTGATTCAGACCCAAGACGAGCTTTGGTATCACGGTAGACCTGTGATGGTGGCGAGAAATGATCACGCATTAGGTTTGTATAACGGTGATATCGGTATTTGTATGCTGGACGACTCGGAAAGCGAGCCAAGATTGAAAGTTTTCTTCGAACTGCCAGATGGCAGCGTCAAGTCAGTGCTACCAAGCCGTGTACCAGAACACGAAACCGCTTATGCGATGACGATTCATAAATCTCAAGGGAGCGAGTTTGAGCATACGCTAATGATTTTGCCACCAGACTTTACTCCGATTCTGACACGCGAGTTGATCTACACAGGGATAACGCGAGCGAAGAAACGTTTGAGTTTATACATCGATGAGCGAGTGATGAAGCGCGGAATTAAGGTTCGTACTGAGCGAGCGAGCGGATTGATACATAGGTTGCAGCGAAGGGGATAA